The proteins below come from a single Neospora caninum Liverpool complete genome, chromosome IX genomic window:
- a CDS encoding zgc:158610 protein, related, producing the protein MSAPPSIPLFPPPGSTAGFTFSSPAPLYPGRPRGGTSRSNSAALARNRTAAARAAVAAARSTGTLGPRKRPRPSGGGAESSVFGASTGRRSAVQSSVPATRSTRAAAAAFLQHSGALQSTQSDSASGVATPYRVGQVLTDALNRLQKKDKKQIFAAAVDKTLVPDYYVVIKEPMFFEKMKQKIRDKVYKTLDAFDADVSLIISNCRLYNHPDTPYCRVAALVEVCWHKLRERVKVKFANAAAADAADEAVLAALRSSDAGQPGAGTASAAPAPGSSLDRSAGFHLTQGTGIGSGDLGAAGRVAIAGDVGSATAVEGTPGAPVAAGGESLAGDAAGKFGASAGKGRRLFTAASGATRRDAAGAHPHPAGLGPARQTSGEELFHLLRMAADPSSAAKLEELQCVDAREAGGTAPGDSSRSHLSLSSSPPSDPTDAAGLGASRAVKAKETPKGAKAGAESRDTATASGSSRGGSVSVFGPEARKKDPFFWASLVVPELPAPSTPAWSQTLGPAEYGPAASPPSSQRAQQPLYHKSIQTFLGEETLARLEKFFPDTGRELRKFAHHEALRAPLNDLRIFGIDTADFPEYNSKLSVDHSYLLGVGEGHLQAASTLVVQPPASLVSLPVSPSSRAAKCAEGSSTEASPQAQASSLDLSCLQGLVQKHLHRRNPQLHAKPEPPARLLASCAAGASLPLSAFSSAASGVFGARRLQPLLSARGEAAGQSPEGLGPLAFSQPQSARSVWAPEPLDAEGGPSPRAFLAREDEKGEAFAGVSAAKGYLSGDTAESDDRDRRGEAETHAKGPGSEGREAGGRNGDSSADVRSLEKGSADRAGPGAGASPKPSSVAGNEAQLLQAAVRRHFDGLIAQVLSTPQQRLLQLQQRRRAFAQTLHLLLPGAGNPGTPAEVGLASVCGQAQAPSLQGKSSGAGSAGDDARSKPDKKTGALAHAVHAPHPGAALSDSAPHPRPPPLPPLKRQGSSGPAVGGQETGPATGTVRAGAGHVSGSGGAAAGGASVPANGPLVFPSLVNSSSQQGFASPGPRSHPTSNLSSLPPRPSLPPRPPLPPQPSSAAPRSVSTAVTHASVSLQSDPSSLPPASLSASRPYPFPSRPTSHPVSSHGSPAFQAPPSSVSSIPASHPAPYPSPFSHAAASAYASPPPFSSSSSQPSPGLPFSVSASQPSVPLQSPSGSVSSASSGSASSRPSPGTARGNPEGDRGLETGSGHPPSRPGLSLREGNLPFLRPGGSVNADPAGSQPLCHGLPS; encoded by the exons ATGAGCGCGCCACCAAGCATTCCCCTCTTCCCCCCTCCGGGTAGCACTGCAGGCttcaccttttcctctccagcgccgcTCTACCCCGGCCGACCTCGCGGGGGAACTTCCCGTTCAAACTCCGCAGCTCTCGCACGCAATCGAACGGCCGCAGCCCGAGCCGCAGTGGCGGCAGCGCGCTCGACGGGAACGTTGGGACCGCGCAAACGGCCCAGACccagcggaggcggcgctgaATCGAGTGTTTTCGGAGCTTCGACAGGTCGCCGGTCAGCTGTTCAAAGCAGCGTTCCGGCCACGAGATCCACTCGCGCAGCCGCGGCAGCCTTTTTGCAACACAGCGGCGCGCTGCAGTCGACGCAGTCGGACAGTGCTTCCGGTGTAGCGACACCCTACCGGGTGGGGCAAGTCCTTACGGATGCCTTGAACCGCCTtcaaaagaaagacaagaaacagaTTTTCGCAGCTGCGGTCGACAAAACGCTCGTTCCGGACTACTACGTCGTCATCAAGGAGCCGATGTTTTTCGAAAAGATGAAGCAAAAGATTCGCGACAAAGTCTACAAAA CGCTGGACGCATTCGACGCAGACGTCTCGCTCATCATCAGCAACTGTCGCCTGTACAACCACCCGGACACGCCGTACTGCCGagtcgccgccctcgtcgaGGTTTGCTGGCACAAACTGCGCGAGCGCGTGAAAGTGAAGTTCGCGAACGCAGCCGCAGCAGATGCAGCGGACGAGGCTGTTCTCGCTGCGCTGCGGTCTTCCGATGCGGGGCAACCCGGAGCAGGCACAGCTTCGGCGGCTCCAGCGCCGGGGAGTTCTCTAGACCGCTCTGCCGGCTTCCACCTCACCCAGGGTACCGGGATCGGCAGCGGGGACTTGGGCGCCGCCGGGCGAGTCGCGATCGCCGGCGACGTGGGCTCTGCGACCGCGGTCGAGGGGACACCTGGGGCTCCAGTCGCCGCAGGCGGAGAGTCtctcgccggcgacgcagctggcAAGTTCGGCGCTTCGGCAGGAAAGGGCCGGAGACTTTTCACTGCGGCGTCAGGCGCGACACGACGAG ATGCCGCAGGCGCTCACCCCCACCCCGCGGGGCTCGGTCCAGCGCGACAGACAAGTGGAGAGGAATTGTTTCATCTTCTCCGCATGGCGGCGGATCCTTCCTCGGCAGCGAAGCTCGAGGAGCTCCAGTGTGTAGACGCCAGGGAGGCCGGCGGGACAGCGCCTGGGGACAGCTCGCGGTCCcacctgtctctttcttcctcgcccccgTCGGACCCCACAGACGCAGCGGGCCTTGGAGCTTCCAGGGCGGtcaaggcgaaggagacgccgaaaggagcgaaggcaggcgcggagagcagagacaccgcgacggcgagcggcAGCTCCAGAGGTGGAAGTGTGTCCGTGTTTGGGCCAGAAGCCAGAAAGAAGG ATCCCTTCTTTTgggcctctctcgtcgtgCCGGAGCTCCCGGCCCCCTCCACACCGGCCTGGAGCCAAACGCTCGGCCCTGCGGAGTACGGCCCGGCTGCgtccccgccgtcttcgcaGAGAGCTCAACAGCCTCTTTACCATAAAAG CATTCAAACGTTCctgggagaagagacgctcgCTCGCCTGGAGAAGTTTTTCCCGGACACTGGACGCGAGCTGCGGAAATTTGCGCACCACGAGGCGCTGCGAGCGCCTCTCAACGATTTGCGCATTTTCG GAATTGACACGGCAGACTTCCCCGAATATAACTCGAAGCTGTCTGTGGACCATAGCTACCTGCTCGGAGTCGGTGAGGGGCATCTTCAGGCTGCCTCGACTCTCGTGGTGCAGCCGCCAGCCTCGCTGGTGtcgcttcccgtctcgccctcttctcgcgctgccAAGTGCGCGGAAGGTTCGTCGACGGAGGCCTCTCCCCAGGCCCAGGCCAGTTCGCTCGACCTCTCCTGCTTGCAGGGTCTCGTCCAGAAGCACTTGCATCGTCGAAATCcgcaactgcatgcgaaacCCGAGCCGCCCGCTCGTCTGCTGGCAAGCTGCGCCGCGGGCgcgtcgctccctctctctgctttctcgagCGCGGCGTCGGGAGTCTTTGGAGCTCGGCGCTTGCAGCCCCTCCTTTCTGCGCGGGGCGAGGCTGCGGGACAGTCCCCCGAAGGCCTCGGtccgctcgccttctcgcagcCGCAGAGTGCGCGGAGTGTTTGGGCGCCCGAGCCGCTCGACGCCGAGGGCgggccgtcgcctcgcgcctttctggcccgcgaagacgagaagggcgaggctttcgcgggcgtctccgctgcgaAAGGGTATCTGTCTGGAGACACCGCGGAAAGCGACGACCGCGACCgacgcggcgaggcagagacgcacgccAAGGGGCCGGGCtccgagggaagagaagccggaggCCGGAATGGGGACAGCTCCGCGGACGTGCGCAGCTTGGAGAAAGGGTCCGCGGATCGAGCGGGGCCTGGGGCGGGGGCGAGTCCGAAGCCGTCGAGTGTGGCCGGAAATGAAGCTCAGCTGCTCCAGGCAGCGGTCCGAAGACACTTTGACGGTTTGATTGCGCAGGTTCTCAGCACGCCCCAGCAGCGACTGCTTCAGCTCCAGCAACGCAGACGCGCGTTCGCACAGACTCTCCACCTCTTGCTTCCCGGAGCAGGGAACCCAGGCACGCCCGCGGAAGTCGGCCTCGCGTCTGTCTGTGGCCAGGCGCAggccccgtctctccaggGGAAGAGCTCTGGAGCCGGCTCCGCGGGAGACGACGCCCGGTCGAAACCGGACAAAAAAACGGGCGCCCTCGCCCAcgcggtgcatgcgccgcatCCAGGCGCTGCCTTGTCCGACTCCGCCCCACACCCAcgcccgccgccgctgcctccgctcAAGCGCCAAGGCTCGTCGGGGCCTGCCGTCGGTGGTCAGGAGACAGGGCCCGCGACGGGGACCGTCCGCGCGGGTGCGGGGCACGTTTCGGGTTCTGGAGGTGCCGCAGCTGGCGGCGCGTCTGTGCCGGCGAATGGCCCTCTCGTGTTCCCCTCGCTGGTCAACTCTTCTTCCCAGCAAGGCTTTGCTTCTCCCGGACCGCGCTCTCATCCAACTTCGaacctctcttctcttccgcctcgcccttctcttccgcctcgccctcctcttccgccgcaGCCTTCGAGTGCGGCTCCGCGTAGTGTCTCGACGGCTGTGACCCAcgccagcgtctctctccagtctgatccgtcttctctgcctccggcGTCGCTGTCGGCCTCCCGTCCGtatccgtttccttcccgtccaACCTCTcaccctgtctcttcccacgGCTCACCGGCTTTCCAGGCTCCTCCATCGAGCGTCTCTTCGATTCCGGCTTCTCACCCCGCGCCGTatccttcgcctttttctcacGCCGCAGCTTCGGCGTACGCGTCGCCCcccccgttttcctcttcgtcttcgcagccgtcgcctggcttgccgttttctgtctcggccTCGCAGCCCTCTGTGCCTCTTCAGTCTCCGTCTGGTTCCGTatcttcggcttcttcgggttctgcttcgtctcgtccttctccggGCACTGCGCGGGGGAACCCGGAGGGTGACCGGGGCCTTGAAACGGGGTCGGGTCATCCGCCCTCGAGGCCAGGTCTGAGTCTGAGAGAGGGAAaccttccctttcttcgtcccgGAGGCTCGGTCAACGCGGATCCTGCGGGGTCGCAGCCTCTCTGTCACGGCCTGCCAAGTTGA
- a CDS encoding putative CAM kinase, CDPK family, giving the protein MAPQPAEGLLSSEGGRVRSGSEGQLSRPGSLPPHSFFPVAKRLRPEQVDVETVLGMAEPCETQRLPACMPLRTVSPFLAASSAPCAEGLESKNIRAMLVGNGSLSRCTGCDLAREEIQTPRSKAQRESSVQRSPSWSCLKRPAADEVLDLSGCVKGSSALHSPATVSSSPSLDASQPSRLVLPLRSGERSREVPGLPSCESVQAWSSPRRQASLLRKRNRQASCSSPGEGLRAPPPQRGCEPQTLLGRTLTLHAMVPSLPLVRDAGFRGDGAEVNIESQWCFRNEAHGGVVCREKSGGAAPEDCEGASMQEDSEKENTPVEGAKGRQRRGESEAEGKLGPIAKAKSQGLAASPELVESLSRASSGPPGDETLLPEPLWSVLRQAPTLCSTTSQDSRSPCCRCWDAREARLRKSPSLFEECGASDCSARPSGKRCFSRESVTVCPSSHALAPSPALFAAGLEGSASKRSPGGGPARRGSAGCSHSVGLPSPFAMRPSAHCSARRLGSPSSLALSPNTVLLATPSNKDKLACHATRCSCSSASTAAPSPQFGSERSEISATSGRVFCPASPLAGTESGLDSSGLGRLDSQSLPSVDWSPCLSPARDLEPFLSARQHSPRAWGDVLTSPLTGRAPPGLAIDGKPRLVVPLASLGRLAPRALDGALAQRQSGRGASEVSAAEERDTGGRPDLQAKESPSSCRAANPEAENLDESERKGKRFLAVSLGSPETTPAKSSPRLELPIPARVSRASLEAHPQGCCSSSDARAAELALNLSATPAASAAALPDAEPASATSAASPASPNPAPVAGQEPQCSRKGSADASELPETQIDSAASQSTSCSESATASQNSSRTAVSTGAAEESQVAAPVPARRPPTCPLPLFGDSRAVARESPESRPTVSPRPAPPLLPAALCLPKAAYEEPADVDLVQRRVELAAAAIQRAAAEAKAAAREAAARAAAMESAAVAAAAARDAASMAARRSVSHRKMFTEYPDMTRNIHEEYNLHCASLSGEQMEQKSQPDSPQTLSEQSSTERDLWCAGGDDMSDREESGKAAVAEGGRDAERKTDTAHESEREDTGALEAAVDAGAEKAGDAGCAQTAQRKKRAGHLVLGEGRFGKVVLAEQRSMQRAVAVKMIDKRMLRGADMDDRNFRQEVEMHRRLPVHRNIVSVHDVYEDRDTLYVVMELCDRANLLDKIIEEGPLDEDLARKIFLQILAAVMHCHQHNVVHRDLKPENILFALPGAPDPARGSDCGECCEAPLAEFDRPLGPGDRLGSFSAEVASTAWQDSPLCQPCPSSGSTPPFFSPSSSCALSPNLQCSAAAPAYPPPLPCAPDRDATLAGGAMSATLLGNPLCRQLSSGKLGCSACDFQDEFLGMLHSGHGASQGCGGSCGARREDCRHCGDEGLFDWGIPCDATQAGCSLGRGDRKARAESSQKPCCGFRKQAERQTEECAFEQRASSLWDATVKLTDFGAACSAAKGELLGTACGTVHYLAPEVLMGNYYDGFTSDAWSLGVILFTMLAAAPPFNDPTHAQLTRQITRGEYRMAGPAWWSVSAEAKDLVSRLLVVNPQHRLRVEEVAHHPWVVRATPAALPSFFLDNPHCLSSLAAAAKAVPRRSAVCASASCCLHADPQACAGRCW; this is encoded by the exons ATGGCGCCCCAACCTGCTGAAGGCTTGCTCTCCTCCGAGGGGGGCCGAGTCCGCTCCGGATCTGAGGGACAGCTGAGCAGGCCTGGCTCTCTCCCCCCACAcagcttcttccccgtcgccaAGCGGCTACGCCCGGAGCAAGTGGACGTGGAGACAGTTCTCGGAATGGCTGAGCCGTGCGAAACTCAACGCTTGCCAGCGTGCATGCCGTTGCGCACGGTGTCCCCGTTTTTAGCTGCCTCAAGTGCTCCCTGCGCGGAGGGACTGGAAAGCAAGAACATCCGTGCGATGCTCGTCGGGAACGGATCTCTGTCGAGGTGTACCGGCTGTGACCTGGCGCGGGAAGAAATTCAGACGCCCCGCAGCAAAGCGCAACGCGAGAGCTCGGTCCAGCGCAGCCCGAGCTGGAGCTGCCTCAAACGCCCTGCAGCCGACGAAGTTTTGGACCTCTCTGGCTGCGTTAAAGGCTCGAGTGCGCTTCACTCGCCTGCGAcggtctcctcgtctccgtcgctggaCGCTTCGCAGCCCAgccgcctcgttctcccccTTCGATCTGGAGAACGCTCGCGCGAGGTTCCCGGTCTTCCTTCCTGCGAATCAGTGCAGGCGTGgtcttctccccgtcgccAGGCCTCCCTTCTCCGGAAACGCAACCGACAAGCGAGTTGCTCCTCTCCAGGAGAAGGCCTgcgtgcgccgcctccgcagcGAGGATGTGAACCTCAGACTCTCCTCGGGAGGACTCTCACGCTGCACGCGATGGTCCCGTCGTTGCCCCTGGTGCGGGATGCTGGTTTTCGTGGAGATGGCGCGGAGGTGAACATCGAGTCTCAGTGGTGTTTCCGCAACGAGGCTCACGGAGGCGTGGTGTGTCGTGAGAAGTCGGGCGGAGCCGCGCCGGAAGACTGTGAAGGCGCCTCGATGCAGGAAGActctgaaaaggaaaacacgccagtggaaggcgcgaaaggcCGACAAAGGCGTGGCGAAtcagaggcggaaggaaaacTCGGCCCCATCGCAAAGGCAAAGAGTCAGGGTCTGGCGGCGAGCCCGGAACTCGTGGAGTcactctcgcgcgcgtcctcggGGCCGCCTGGCGATGAGACGCTCCTGCCCGAGCCCCTGTGGTCTGTCTTGAGGCAGGCGCCGACGCTCTGCTCGACAACCTCCCAGGACAGTCGTTCGCCGTGTTGTCGGTGCTgggacgcgcgcgaggcgcgtctccgcaagtcgccttctctcttcgaaGAGTGCGGGGCGTCGGACTGCAGTGCACGTCCCTCCGGGAAGAGATGCTTTTCGCGCGAAAGCGTGACCGTTTGTCCTTCCTCCCACGcactcgcgccttccccggcGTTGTTCGCTGCCGGCCTGGAAGGCTCGGCCTCAAAGCGGTCGCCCGGTGGCGGTCCGGCTCGCCGAGGCTCTGCTGGCTGCTCCCACTCTGTGGGGCTGCCGAGCCCCTTCGCGATGCGCCCGAGCGCTCACTGCAGCGCCCGCCGTCTCGGCTCGCCATcgtccctcgctctctcgcccaaCACCGTGCTCCTGGCGACGCCCTCCAACAAGGACAAGCTCGCCTGTCACGCgacgcgctgcagctgcagcagcgccaGCACCGCGGCGCCGTCCCCGCAGTTCGGCAGCGAGCGCAGTGAGATTTCGGCGACTTCtggccgcgtcttctgcccGGCGAGTCCCTTGGCAGGGACGGAGAGTGGACTCGACAGCTCgggcctcggccgcctcgaCTCCCAGAGCCTTCCGTCCGTAGACTGGTCCCCGTGCTTGTCGCCTGCGCGCGACCTCGAGCCGTTCTTGAGTGCACGCCAGCACTCGCCCCGCGCGTGGGGCGACGTGCTCACCTCGCCCCTCACAGGCCGGGCTCCGCCCGGCCTCGCGATCGACGGGAAGCCGCGACTCGTtgtgcctctcgcctccctcggcCGTCTCGCACCCCGCGCGCTGGACGGCGCCctggcgcagagacagagcgggcGGGGCGCGTCGGAGGTGTCCGCcgcggaagagcgcgacaCTGGAGGTCGGCCCGACCTCCAAGCGAAggagtcgccttcttcctgccgcGCGGCGAATCCGGAAGCGGAGAACCTGGACGAGTCCGaacgaaagggaaagaggttcctcgcggtctctctcggctcgcCCGAGACAACCCCTGCAAAgagctcgcctcgcctggaGCTGCCGATCCCTGCTCGggtctcgcgcgcctccctcgaGGCGCACCCGCAGGGTTGTTGCTCCTCATCGGATGCTCGTGCGGCTGAACTCGCTCTGAATCTCTCGGCGACGCCCGCGGCCTCGGCAGCAGCCCTCCCAGACGCTGAACCTGCAAGCGCAACCTcagccgcgtctccggcgagTCCAAACCCTGCCCCCGTCGCGGGTCAGGAGCCTCAGTGCTCGCGAAAGGGATCGGCAGACGCCTCTGAGCTTCCAGAGACTCAAATTGACTCCGCGGCTTCGCAGAGCACGAGTTGCTCCGAGTCCGCCACCGCGTCGCAGAACTCTTCCCGCACCGCAGTGTCGACCGGAGCCGCGGAAGAGTCTCAGGTGGCGGCGCCTGTCCCGGCTCGCCGCCCGCCGACGTGTCCCTTGCCGCTGTTTGGAGACTCTCGCGCGGTCGCCCGAGAGTCGCCCGAGAGTCGCCCgacggtgtctccgcggcccGCGCCCCCGCTGCTGCCCGCGGCGCTGTGCCTCCCCAAGGCGGCCTACGAGGAGCCGGCAGACGTGGACCTCGTCCAGCGCCGAGTCGAGCTCGCAGCTGCAGCGATCCAGCGCGcagcggccgaggcgaaggcggctgcacgcgaagccgccgcaCGAGCAGCTGCGATGGAGTCCGCTGCAGTAGCTGCCGCGGCGGCTCGAGACGCGGCTTCGATGGCGGCTCGGCGCTCCGTGAGTCACCGGAAGATGTTCACGGAGTATCCTGACATGACGCGGAACATCCACGAAGAGTACAACTTGCACTGTGCGTCGCTGAGTGGAGAACAGATGGAACAGAAGTCGCAACCCGACTCGCCCCAGACCCTCTCTGAGCAAAgttcgacagagagagatctTTGGtgcgcgggaggcgacgacaTGAGCGACCGGGAGGAATCTGGGAAAGCTGCCGTCGCTGAGGGCGGCCGAGACGCGGAACGGAAAACGGACACAGCACatgagagcgagagggaggacaCTGGTGCGCTCGAGGCGGCGGTTGATGCgggcgcagagaaggcaggagacgccgggtGTGCACAGActgcgcagagaaagaagcgcgcgGGTCACCTCGTGCTCGGCGAAGGACGTTTCGGGAAAgtcgtcctcgccgagcAGCGATCCATGCAGCGCGCAGTGGCGGTGAAGATGATCGACAAGCGCATGCTGCGGGGCGCAGACATGGACGACCGCAACTTCCGACAAGAGGTCGAGATGCACAG GCGCCTTCCGGTCCATCGAAACATCGTGAGCGTGCATGACGTCTACGAAGATCGCGATACGCTCTACGTGGTGATGGAGCTGTGCGATCGTGCGAACCTTCTGGACAAGATCATTGAGGAAGGCCCGCTCGACGAGGACCTCGCGAGAAAAATCTTTCTCCAG ATCCTCGCCGCAGTGATGCACTGTCACCAACACAACGTCGTCCACCGGGATCTGAAGCCGGAGAACATCCTCTTTGCACTCCCAGGCGCTCCAGATCCTGCGCGCGGCTCCGACTGCGGCGAGTGCTGCGAGGCCCCGCTGGCGGAGTTCGATCGCCCCCTTGGGCCCGGAGACCGCCTCGGTTCGTTCTCAGCCGAGGTGGCCTCAACGGCGTGGCAAGACAGTCCGCTGTGTCAGCCTTGTCCCTCGAGTGGTTCGACGCCGCcgttcttttcgccttcctcgtcgtgcGCGCTCTCGCCCAACCTCCAGTGCTCTGCAGCAGCGCCTGCCTACCCGCCCCCGCTGCCGTGTGCGCCGGATCGCGACGCCACGCTCGCAGGGGGTGCGATGAGCGCCACGCTCCTGGGCAACCCACTCTGCCGCCAGCTTTCCAGTGGAAAGCTCGGATGCAGTGCGTGCGACTTCCAGGATGAATTCCTGGGGATGTTGCACTCCGGACACGGCGCCTCGCAGGGGTGCGGGGGCTCGTGCGGAGCCCGGCGCGAGGACTGTCGTCACTGTGGGGACGAGGGACTGTTCGACTGGGGCATTCCTTGTGACGCGACCCAGGCGGGATGCAGTCTCggtcgcggagacagaaaggcccGCGCGGAGTCCAGTCAGAAGCCGTGCTGCGGATTTCGCAAACAGGCCGAGCGGCAAACTGAGGAGTGTGCGTTTGAGCAGagagcgtcttcgctctgGGACGCGACCGTCAAGCTCACGGACTTTGGCGCGGCGTGCTCTGCAGCGAAGGGCGAACTCCTGGGCACTGCATGCGGAACTGTTCACTAC CTCGCCCCCGAAGTCTTGATGGGGAACTACTACGATGGGTTTACGAGCGATGCGTGGAGCCTGGGCGTCATCCTATTCACCATGCTCGCCGCTGCTCCGCCCTTCAACGACccgacgcatgcgcagctCACACGACAAATCACGCGAG GAGAGTACCGCATGGCTGGGCCTGCGTGGTGGAGTGTGTcagcggaggcgaaggactTGGTCAGTCGCCTACTGGTAGTGAACCCGCAACATCGGCTGCGCGTGGAAGAGGTTGCGCACCATCCGTGGGTAGTTCGCGCAACTCCGGCAGCTCTCCCCTCATTTTTTCTGGACAATCCGCACTGTCTGTCGTCTCTGGCGGCGGCTGCGAAGGCCGTACCGAGACGGAGCGCCGTGTGCGCCTCGGCGAGTTGCTGCTTGCATGCAGACCCGCAGGCGTGCGCGGGCCGTTGCTGGTGA
- a CDS encoding putative short chain dehydrogenase family protein: MNFAGRRYLIFGSRGAGAYLARRLVGSGAQVQVCSRREESLTHLRNWLNSPALSTWACDVMQPGQVFQAVHQANAKLGGPLNGVVYAVGSIPLKAFEKVTRYEMTDHFTLNAVGAFEAVQAASSDLRQTNGAAVLFSTFATRRGYTHHAIIAPAKAAVEALTYEMAAELAPKVRVNCIAPSLANTSLAANLITRGSHKVTYASKHPLNRIGEPDDLAAAAAFLLSDDASWITGQVT, from the exons ATGAATTTCGCGGGCCGCCGGTACCTGATCTTTGGCAGCCGCGGAGCCGGGGCTTACCTCGCGCGGCGGCTCGTAGGCAGTGGCGCACAGGTTCAGGTGTGCTCTCGACGCGAGGAATCGCTGACGCATCTCAGAAACTGGCTGAACTCTCCGGCGCTGTCGACATGGGCGTGCGACGTCATGCAG CCCGGCCAGGTCTTCCAGGCCGTTCACCAAGCAAACGCGAAGCTAGGAGGCCCGCTCAACGGCGTCGTCTATGCAGTTGGCTCTATCCCGCTCAAGGCGTTCGAAAAAGTCACCCGGTACGAGATGACCGACCACTTTACATTGAACGCCGTTGGAGCTTTCGAAGCGGTTCAGGCTGCGTCATCCGA CTTGCGCCAAACGAACGGCGCCGCCGTCCTGTTTTCCACTTTCGCGACTCGCAGAGGATACACGCACCACGCCATCATAGCGCCCGCGAAAG CCGCCGTGGAAGCGCTGACGTACGAAATGGCGGCTGAGCTCGCTCCGAAGGTTCGCGTGAACTGCATAGCGCCGAGCCTTGCAAACACGTCTTTGGCCGCAAATTTAATCACGAGGGGCTCACACAAGGTGACTTACGCCAGCAAACACCCTTTGAATCG GATCGGAGAGCCTGACGACTTggccgcagcggcggcttTTCTCCTGAGTGATGACGCGTCCTGGATCACCGGCCAG GTAACGTAG